CTTCGGGATGGTCAGCAGGAACTGCCGGAGCAGGAAGATCGAGAACGCGTCGGTGAACGCCATCGGGATGATCAGCGGCCACAGCGTCCCGGACAGGTGCAGCTGCTTGGCCCAGAACAGGTACATCGGCACGATCACCACCTGCGGCGGCAGCATCATCGTCGCGATCACCAGCATCAGCGCCAGGTTCCGGCCGCGGAACTTGAAGCGGGCCAGCGCGTAGGCGACCGGGATGCTGGACAGCAGCGTCAGCGCGGTGCCCAGCCCGGCGTACAGGAGGGTGTTCTTCCACCAGGTGAGGAAGCCCGGGGTCTCCCACACCGTGCGCAGGTTCTCCCAGTGCCAGGCGTCCGGCCACAGGTCGCGGGTCAGCGCCTGCTGGTCGCTCATCAGCGCGGTCAGCGCGACGAACACGAACGGCAGCAGGAAGAACAGCGCCGCCGCGATCGCCAGCGAGTGCACGGCGATCCAGTTGAGGAACCTCGTACGCCGGGCCGTCCGGCCCGCCGCGGTCATCGGGACCGGAGCGGCGGTCAGGGAAGTCGTCATCGTCATTCGGCAGGCTCCTCAGTCGTCCGTGCCCAGGAAGCCGCTGCGGCGGCGCATCAGTACGGCGGTGAACACCATCGCGAGCGCGAACAGCACCAGCGCGACCACACTCGCGCCACCGGTGTCGAACCGCTGGAACCCGAGGTTGTAGACCAGTTGCGGCAGCGTCAGCGTGGAGTTCTCCGGGTAGCCGGGCTGGAACTGTTGCCCTGAGCCACCGATCACGCCGCTGGCGACCTTCCCGGCCACGAGTGGCTGGGTGTAGTACTGCATGGTCTGGATGATCCCGGTGACGACCGCGAACAGCACGATCGGCGAGATGTTCGGCAGCGTGACGAAGCGGAACTTCTGCCACGCCCCGGCGCCGTCCAGCGACGCCGCCTCGTACTGGTCCTGTGGTACGTCGAGCAGCGAGGCCATGAAGATCACCATCAGGTCGCCGATACCCCACAACGCCAGCAGCGTCAGCGCCGGCTTCGACCAGGACGGGTCGTTGAACCAGCCCGGCTGCGGGAGCCCGATACTGCCGAGGATGTTGTTCACCGGACCCGTGCCCGGGTTGAGCAGGAAGGCGAACGCCATCGTCGCGGCGACCGGCGGAGCCAGGTACGGCAGGTAGAAGGCGGTCCGGAAGAACCCGGCGCCGGTCTTCACCTTGGTGATCAGCATCCCGATGCCGAGCCCGAACAGGACCCGCAGGCTGACCATCACGATCACCAGCCACAGCGTGTTGCGCAGGGCCGGCCAGAAGAACGGGTAGTCGTTGAAGACGTAGGACCAGTTCTTCAGCCCGGTCCAGGTCGGCGGCGTGAACCCGTCGTACTTCATGAAGCTGAAGTAGACGGTCGAGAGCAGCGGGTAGAGGAAGAAGACGCTGACGCCGATCAGCCAGGGGGACAGGAAAGCGAGGATCCGGAGCCGGTCCCGGCGCTGCTTGCTCCGCAGCCCGGGACCCGGCTTCATCACAGCGGTCGTCATCACTTGGCCTGCGCGAGGTCCTTGTCGATCTGCTGGTCGGTCTTCGCCAGGCCGCCGGCCAGATCGGCCTGCTTGCCGGCCTCGAAGGCGAAACCGAAGTCCTGCAGGGTGAGCTGGTACGCGCCACCGTTCGGGCTGGCCGGGGTGGTGCTGCTCTTCGGGTGCTGGGCGATGTCGAGGAAGACCTTGAAGTTCTCGTCGGCCTGCAGCTTGGGCGACTTCAGCGCGTCCAGCGTGGACGGCACGTTGTGGATCGCGTTGGCGAAGCTGACCACGGCGTCCGTGTCGGTGGTCATGTACTTGACCAGTTCCCAGGCGGCGTTCTGCTTCTCGCTGGTGCTGGCGATCCCGATGATCGTGCCGGACAGATAGCCCTTGCCGTAGCTGTCGGCCTGGTCGTCCGGAACCGGGAAAGGCGCGACGCCGATCTCGAATTTGGTGCCGGCTTCCTTGGCCATCCCGAGCCGCCACTCGCCGTCGATCGCCATCGCGACCTGGCCGGTGTGGAACGGGTTCTTGGCGCCGAACTCGTCGCCGAAGGTGGCCCGGTACTTCTCCAGCTTGGCGAAACCGCCGAGCTCGGCGACCAGGTTCTTCTGCCAGGTGAGCATCTTGCCGAACGCCGGGTCGGCGGCCAGGTTCGACTTGCCGTCGGCGGTGAAGTACGTCGGGTTCCACTGCGCCGCGAAGTGCGTGGTGGTCGACTCGTAGCCGTGGAAGTTCGGCATGAAGCCGAGTTGGCTGAAGCTGTCGCCCTTGGCCTTGGTCAGCTTCTTGGCCGCGGCGTCGAACTCCGACAGCGTCTTCGGCGGAGTGGTGATGCCGGCCGCCTCGAACGCGTCCTTGTTGTAGTACAGGCCGTACGCGTCGTTCAGCAGCGGCAGCGTGCAGCGGGTGCCCTCGAACTGGGTGTAGTCCTGCAGCGCCTTCGGGAAGGTCTTGTCCAGGTCGACGTTCGACTTCTCCAGGAACGGCTTCAGGTCCGCGAAGACCTTCGACTGGCAGAACGTGCCGACGTTGTCGGTGGTGAACGACGAGACGACGTCCGGCGAGTTCGGGCCGCCGGCGCGCAGCGCCTGCTTGATCTTGTCGTCGTTGATGTTGCCGACGACCTTCACCGTGATGTTCGGGTGCGCGGCCTCGAAGGCCTTCACGTTGGCGTCGATCGCGGCCGCCTCGCTCGGCGCGGACCAGCCGTGCCAGAACGTGATCGTGGTTTCCTTCGTGGCGTCGTCGCTGGCCGGCGGCGCGCTCGACGTACCGGTACAGGCGGTGGCGAGCAGCGCGACCGCGGCGGCGGCGAGCGTGGCCCTGTGGACACGGGACATGGCGTTTCTCCCTGATCTGGCGCGTACGGATCCACCGGAGCAGGTCGCTGACCTGTCCGTTGGGTGCTGGCGAAGGTGGTGCGGGTGGTTAGTCGGTGCCGCCCCCGCTCGTCGGGCCGGCTGTGTCGAAGACTTCGTCGCGGGTGATGCTCAGGGCGGACTGCAGGGCCCCGGACAGCACCGGGTCGTTCGGTACGGCGGTCATCAGCAGCCGCGGCCGGGGGACGGCCAGCTCGGCCAGCTCCTCCTGGATCAGGCCGCGGAGTCGTTCGCCGCCGGCGGTGATCACGCCGCCGGACAGGACGATCAGTTCGGGGTCGACCACGGCGACGACGGCGGCCAGACCGACGGCCAGCCGGTGGGCGAACTCGGCCAGTACGGCGTCGCCGGCGCCTGGGGTGTCCAGGGCCGCGGCGATCGCGGCTTCCGCCGTACGGGCTTTGAGGCCGTGGGACCGGGCCAGGGCCAGGACGGGTTCGCCGCCGGCCAGTTCCTGGAAACCGCCGGCGTTGTTGCGGCCGACGTTGCGGACCAGCGGCGTACCGGGCAGGGGCAGGAAGGCGACCTCGCCCGCGCCGCCGGTCGCGCCGCGGACGAGCCGGCCGTTGATGACGACCGCGGCGCCGATGCCCTCCTCGCCCCAGAGCAGGACGAAGTTGTCGCTGTCGGCGGCGTGGCCGACGCGCTGCTCGGCGACGGCGGCCAAGTTCACGTCGTTCTCGACCTCGAGCGGTACGGCGATCGCGGCCGCGAGCTCCTCGAGCAGGTGCGGCGCGTGCCAGCCCGGGAGGTGCATCGCGTAACGCAGGCGGCCGGTGGTCGGGTCGAAGCCGCCGGGAGTGCCGATCGAGACGCGGTGCAAGCGGTCCTTGGTCAGGGCGGCTTCGCCGAGTGCGCCCTCGATCGCCTTGACCACGCGCTCGACGGTGCCCTTGGCGCTGCGGCCGGGGGTCGGCAGCTCGTACCGGCCGACGACCTTGCCGGTCAGGTCGGCGACGGCCGAGCGGATCCGGGTCGGGGTGACGTCCAGGCCGGCGACGTACGCGATGCCGCCGTTGATCTCGTAGAGCTGGGCGTTCGGGCCGGGACGGCCGGCGCTGGTGCCGCTCGGGCGGACCAGGCCGACGTTCTCCAGGCGGGACAGCAGCTGGGAGGCGGTCGGCTTGGACAGGCCGGTCAGGTTGCCGAGCGTCGTCCGGGACAGTGGTCCCTGGGCGAGCAGCAGGTCGAGAGCGGCGCGGTCGTTCATCGCGCGGAGCAGGCGGGGAGTGCCGGGTGTACTGGCCATGCGCTAACCCTGCCCTCCTGCGGCCGTCTGATGCGGGTGCCGTGCCGAATCCCGCCAACTGTTAGGAAAGTTTCCTATTACCGCGAGACCGTACGGTGCGCGCCGGGCGGTGTCAATCAGTTGGGCGAACCCGTGCCGGAACCGGTCCCCGCCTGCGGAGGTTAGGGTGGCCTTACTTATTTGATCCGTCCTGTCTGGTCCGGTCGTGTGTGGGGAGTGCTTGTTCGTGGCGTACCAAGTGGGGGAGACGATCATCGGCGGCCAGGTGCTGCGGCGCGCGGTCGGCCGGCATCGCAAGCGGCTGGCGCTCGGGGTGTTCTGGTTGTCGCTGCACCAGGCGACCGAGGCGGCCGTGCCGGTGACGATCGGCATCTTCGTCGACCGCGCGGTGTCGACCGGCCGGCTGGAGCCGCTGCTGTGGTGCGTGCTGATGATGGCCGGGCTGTTCGCCGTACTGTCGACGGCCTGGAAGACCGGTGCGCGGCAGGGGGTGCGCTCGGCGGAGTACGAGATGCACCAGTTGCGGCTGGAGGTTGCGCAGCGCGTGCTGGATCCGCGCGGGCACCGGACAGGGATGCGGGCGGGCGAGCTGCTGTCGATCGCCACGTCGGACGCGGAGAAGGCGGCGTTGATCATGCGGGCGCTGGCGATCGGTACGGCCGCGACCACGGCGCTGGTGGTGTCGTCGGTGGTGCTGCTGCTGATCGACGTACCGCTGGGGCTTGGTGTGCTGGTCGGCGTACCGCTGCTGGTGGTGGGGATCCAGGCTTTGTCGCCCCTGCTGACTCGGCGGACCTCTACCCAGCAGGAGTCAGTGGCCAGTACGACGGCGCTGGCGACCGACCTGGTGAGCGGGCTGCGTGCGCTGCGGGGGATCGGTGCGCAGCACAACGCGGCTGAGCGGTACCGGCGGTCTTCGCAGGAGACCCTGCGGGCGACGCTGAAGGCTGCGTCGACCAACGGGCTGCAGGACGGGCTCACTACCGCGACGAGCGGGCTGCTGCTCGCGGCGGTGGCTGGTGTGGCTGGGTGGTTCGCGCTGAACGGGCGGATCAGCATCGGTGAGCTGATCACGGTGGTGGGGTTGGCGCAGTTCGTTGCGGAGCCGGTGGGGACGCTGGGGTACGTCAGCCAGGTCCTGGCGATGTCACGCGCGTCGGCTGCTCGGCTGGCGTCGGTGCTGAGCTCGCCGCCGTTGATGGTGACCGGGTCGGTTGCCTCGGTGGATCCGGAGCGGCCGCTGCTGGAGCTTCGTGGGGTGGGGCACAAGACGTTGAATGCGGTGGATCTGACGGTCGGGCGGGGTGAGCTGGTGGGGGTGCTCTGCTACGACCCGCGGGACGCGGACGCCTTGCTGGCGGTCGTTTCCGGGCGGGCACCGGAGCACACGGGGTCTGTTGCGGTCGGCGGGCAGGTGATGGAGGAGCTGGACATCGACCTGCTGCGGCGGTCCGTGCTGGTCGAGCAGCACGAGACGGACCTGTTCGAGGGGACACTGCGGACCAACCTGCTGGCTGGGTCTGCTGCTGACGATCTTCGGTTGCGTGGAGTGGTTGCTGCTGCGGCGGCTGTCGATGTTGTCGATGCGCATGCTGACGGGCTGGATCACCCGCTGTCCGACCGGGGTCGGACGCTGTCGGGTGGTCAGCGGCAGCGACTCGGTCTGGCCCGTGCGCTGCTGGCGGAGCCACCGGTGCTGGTGCTGCACGACCCGAGTACGGCGGTGGATGCGGTGACGGAGGAGGTCCTGGCCGA
The Kribbella italica DNA segment above includes these coding regions:
- a CDS encoding carbohydrate ABC transporter permease; this encodes MTMTTSLTAAPVPMTAAGRTARRTRFLNWIAVHSLAIAAALFFLLPFVFVALTALMSDQQALTRDLWPDAWHWENLRTVWETPGFLTWWKNTLLYAGLGTALTLLSSIPVAYALARFKFRGRNLALMLVIATMMLPPQVVIVPMYLFWAKQLHLSGTLWPLIIPMAFTDAFSIFLLRQFLLTIPKDYVDAAKVDGCGEFKALVRIVLPMARPAIAAVALFQFFYCWNDYFGPQIYASENPAAWTLSYGLESFKGAHHTNWNLTMAATLLVMAPVIILFFFAQKAFIEGVTLTGVKG
- a CDS encoding ABC transporter transmembrane domain-containing protein, yielding MAYQVGETIIGGQVLRRAVGRHRKRLALGVFWLSLHQATEAAVPVTIGIFVDRAVSTGRLEPLLWCVLMMAGLFAVLSTAWKTGARQGVRSAEYEMHQLRLEVAQRVLDPRGHRTGMRAGELLSIATSDAEKAALIMRALAIGTAATTALVVSSVVLLLIDVPLGLGVLVGVPLLVVGIQALSPLLTRRTSTQQESVASTTALATDLVSGLRALRGIGAQHNAAERYRRSSQETLRATLKAASTNGLQDGLTTATSGLLLAAVAGVAGWFALNGRISIGELITVVGLAQFVAEPVGTLGYVSQVLAMSRASAARLASVLSSPPLMVTGSVASVDPERPLLELRGVGHKTLNAVDLTVGRGELVGVLCYDPRDADALLAVVSGRAPEHTGSVAVGGQVMEELDIDLLRRSVLVEQHETDLFEGTLRTNLLAGSAADDLRLRGVVAAAAAVDVVDAHADGLDHPLSDRGRTLSGGQRQRLGLARALLAEPPVLVLHDPSTAVDAVTEEVLAEGLAEVRGVASLGTLVLTSSPALLGKMHRVVVLVDGEVVASGTHADLAAENPAYAEAVLR
- a CDS encoding carbohydrate ABC transporter permease; translation: MTTAVMKPGPGLRSKQRRDRLRILAFLSPWLIGVSVFFLYPLLSTVYFSFMKYDGFTPPTWTGLKNWSYVFNDYPFFWPALRNTLWLVIVMVSLRVLFGLGIGMLITKVKTGAGFFRTAFYLPYLAPPVAATMAFAFLLNPGTGPVNNILGSIGLPQPGWFNDPSWSKPALTLLALWGIGDLMVIFMASLLDVPQDQYEAASLDGAGAWQKFRFVTLPNISPIVLFAVVTGIIQTMQYYTQPLVAGKVASGVIGGSGQQFQPGYPENSTLTLPQLVYNLGFQRFDTGGASVVALVLFALAMVFTAVLMRRRSGFLGTDD
- a CDS encoding ABC transporter substrate-binding protein, which gives rise to MSRVHRATLAAAAVALLATACTGTSSAPPASDDATKETTITFWHGWSAPSEAAAIDANVKAFEAAHPNITVKVVGNINDDKIKQALRAGGPNSPDVVSSFTTDNVGTFCQSKVFADLKPFLEKSNVDLDKTFPKALQDYTQFEGTRCTLPLLNDAYGLYYNKDAFEAAGITTPPKTLSEFDAAAKKLTKAKGDSFSQLGFMPNFHGYESTTTHFAAQWNPTYFTADGKSNLAADPAFGKMLTWQKNLVAELGGFAKLEKYRATFGDEFGAKNPFHTGQVAMAIDGEWRLGMAKEAGTKFEIGVAPFPVPDDQADSYGKGYLSGTIIGIASTSEKQNAAWELVKYMTTDTDAVVSFANAIHNVPSTLDALKSPKLQADENFKVFLDIAQHPKSSTTPASPNGGAYQLTLQDFGFAFEAGKQADLAGGLAKTDQQIDKDLAQAK
- a CDS encoding ROK family transcriptional regulator is translated as MASTPGTPRLLRAMNDRAALDLLLAQGPLSRTTLGNLTGLSKPTASQLLSRLENVGLVRPSGTSAGRPGPNAQLYEINGGIAYVAGLDVTPTRIRSAVADLTGKVVGRYELPTPGRSAKGTVERVVKAIEGALGEAALTKDRLHRVSIGTPGGFDPTTGRLRYAMHLPGWHAPHLLEELAAAIAVPLEVENDVNLAAVAEQRVGHAADSDNFVLLWGEEGIGAAVVINGRLVRGATGGAGEVAFLPLPGTPLVRNVGRNNAGGFQELAGGEPVLALARSHGLKARTAEAAIAAALDTPGAGDAVLAEFAHRLAVGLAAVVAVVDPELIVLSGGVITAGGERLRGLIQEELAELAVPRPRLLMTAVPNDPVLSGALQSALSITRDEVFDTAGPTSGGGTD